From the genome of Papaver somniferum cultivar HN1 chromosome 2, ASM357369v1, whole genome shotgun sequence, one region includes:
- the LOC113349040 gene encoding serine-threonine kinase receptor-associated protein-like — MEKKKVSVPLVCHGHSRPVVDLSYSPVTPDGYFLISASKDSTPMLRNGETGDWIGTFEGHKGAVWSCCLDKPALRAASGSADFTAKIWDALTGDVLHSFDHKHIVRACAFSEDTHLLFTGGFEKILRIFDLNRPDASPREVDKSPGSIRTVAWLHSDQTILSSCSDIGGVRLWDVRSGKIVHTIETSSPVTSTEVSQDGRYITTADGSTVKFWDANHFGLVKSYDMSCTVESASLEPKHGNKFVAAGEDMWIRLFDFHTGQEIACNKGHHGPVHCVRFAPGGESYASGSEDGTIRIWHTGSSTREENDSALANGLGGKDKSVDEVTDKMEHVEIAKDEKTEEKIEATTNA; from the exons atggagaagaagaaggtgtctGTTCCTCTAGTTTGTCATGGACATTCGCGTCCAGTTGTTGATTTGTCTTATAGTCCTGTTACTCCGGATGGTTATTTTCTCATCAGTGCAAGCAAGG ATTCTACCCCCATGCTAAGAAATGGAGAAACCGGTGATTGGATTGGTACATTTGAAGGGCACAAGGGTGCAGTTTGGAGTTGCTGCTTGGACAAGCCTGCTTTACGTGCTGCATCCGGTTCAGCTGATTTTACAGC AAAAATATGGGATGCTCTGACTGGTGATGTACTGCACTCTTTTGATCACAAACACATAGTTCGGGCATGTGCCTTTTCAGAG GATACACATCTTCTATTTACTGGAGGTTTTGAGAAGATCCTTCGGATATTTGATTTGAATCGTCCTGATGCATCACCAAGAGAAGTTGATAAATCTCCTGGGTCAATTAGAACAGTAGCATGGCTTCATAGCGATCAGACAATATTAAGTTCATGCTCTGATATTGGAGGCGTGAG GTTATGGGATGTAAGGAGTGGGAAGATCGTGCACACAATAGAAACTAGTTCACCTGTGACAAGTACTGAAGTGAGTCAGGATGGTCGTTATATCACCACTGCAGATGGTTCCACTGTTAAATTTTGGGATGCAAATCA TTTTGGATTAGTGAAGAGCTATGACATGTCGTGCACTGTGGAATCTGCTTCACTGGAACCAAAGCATGGCAACAAGTTCGTTGCTGCTGGAGAAGACATGTGGATTCGACTGTTTGATTTCCATACAGGCCAGGAGATTG CTTGCAACAAGGGTCATCATGGTCCTGTGCATTGTGTGCGGTTTGCCCCTGGAGGTGAATCATATGCCTCCGGATCTGAAGATGGGACAATCAGAATATGGCATACCGGCTCTTCGACCCGTGAAGAGAATGATTCCGCTCTTGCAAATGGTTTGGGTGGGAAAGACAAGTCAGTTGACGAGGTCACAGATAAGATGGAACATGTTGAAATCGCCAAAGATGAAAAAACAGAAGAGAAAATAGAGGCAACTACTAATGCTTGA